Proteins from one Pseudomonadota bacterium genomic window:
- the ccmA gene encoding cytochrome c biogenesis heme-transporting ATPase CcmA: LECRRGERLVFSNLDIDLEAGEVLQISGPNGSGKTTLLRGIAGLTPPTAGEVRWCGRRIDEGRIEFLRDLAYLGHADGVKAELTVWEDLEVAQALRGGGLAAADALDRLGLTELCDTLGRYLSAGQRRRLALCRILTSGARLWLLDEPFAALDETAIATVARLLEQQAERGGLAIVTSHHPLRIDHARVLRLAA; encoded by the coding sequence GGCTCGAATGCCGGCGCGGCGAGCGGCTCGTCTTCTCGAACCTCGATATCGATCTCGAGGCCGGCGAGGTGTTGCAGATCTCGGGGCCGAACGGTTCCGGCAAGACCACGCTCTTGCGGGGCATCGCCGGTTTGACGCCGCCCACGGCGGGCGAGGTGCGCTGGTGCGGGCGGCGTATCGACGAGGGGCGCATCGAGTTCCTGCGCGACCTCGCCTATCTCGGCCATGCCGACGGCGTCAAGGCGGAGCTGACGGTGTGGGAGGACCTGGAGGTGGCACAGGCCCTGCGCGGCGGGGGACTGGCGGCGGCCGATGCACTCGATCGCCTCGGCCTCACGGAGCTTTGCGATACCCTCGGCCGGTATCTGTCCGCGGGCCAGCGCCGGCGGCTGGCGCTCTGCCGGATCCTCACGAGCGGCGCCCGGCTATGGCTCCTCGATGAGCCCTTCGCCGCGCTTGACGAGACCGCGATCGCGACCGTGGCGCGGCTTCTGGAACAACAGGCCGAGCGCGGCGGGCTCGCCATCGTCACGAGCCACCATCCCCTGCGCATCGATCATGCACGCGTGTTGCGCCTCGCCGCATGA
- a CDS encoding hemin uptake protein HemP yields MPDTPERRRSASEGAGTRDTTAPKRRLTSRDLLAGRDEVIIEHAGQEYHLRHTRAGKLILTK; encoded by the coding sequence ATGCCCGACACACCCGAGCGGCGGCGAAGCGCCTCGGAGGGCGCGGGGACCCGCGACACGACGGCCCCGAAGCGGCGGCTGACGAGCCGCGATCTCCTGGCCGGCCGGGACGAGGTCATCATTGAGCATGCCGGGCAGGAGTACCACCTGCGCCACACGCGGGCCGGGAAGTTGATCCTGACCAAGTAG
- the ccmC gene encoding heme ABC transporter permease CcmC, giving the protein MVHLASPREFYAFSLRWSRRIGSVTAILMLVGLYLGLFVAPPDYQQGDSYRIMFVHVPSAWMSLFVYSILAGAGAVALIWRVKVAEVVAAASAPIGAAFTALALATGSIWGKPMWGTFWVWDARLTSELVLLFLYLGYMALDAAIEDRRTASRAAAILALVGVVDLPIIHYSVEWWNTLHQGPTITKLGAPSIHPSMLAPLLLMALAFTGYYLSLMLVRARCELLIRERGSAWVQEIAASDGAPP; this is encoded by the coding sequence ATGGTCCACCTCGCGAGCCCCAGAGAGTTCTATGCCTTTTCTCTGCGCTGGTCGAGACGCATCGGTTCCGTTACGGCGATCCTCATGCTCGTCGGGCTCTATCTCGGGCTCTTCGTCGCCCCGCCCGATTACCAGCAGGGCGACAGCTACCGGATCATGTTCGTACACGTCCCGAGCGCCTGGATGTCGCTATTCGTCTATTCGATATTAGCCGGTGCCGGGGCCGTGGCCCTCATCTGGCGGGTCAAGGTGGCGGAGGTCGTAGCCGCGGCCAGCGCCCCGATCGGCGCGGCCTTCACCGCGCTCGCCCTCGCGACGGGATCGATCTGGGGCAAACCCATGTGGGGGACCTTCTGGGTATGGGACGCGCGCCTCACCTCGGAGCTCGTGCTCTTGTTTTTGTATCTGGGCTACATGGCCCTCGACGCCGCCATCGAGGACCGCCGCACCGCAAGCCGCGCGGCCGCCATCCTGGCGCTGGTCGGGGTCGTGGATCTCCCCATCATCCATTACTCGGTCGAGTGGTGGAACACGCTCCACCAGGGCCCGACCATCACCAAGCTCGGCGCCCCGTCCATCCATCCCTCCATGCTAGCCCCGCTCCTCCTCATGGCCCTCGCCTTCACGGGCTATTACCTGTCCCTCATGCTGGTGCGCGCGCGTTGTGAGCTCCTGATCCGCGAACGCGGCAGCGCCTGGGTACAGGAGATTGCGGCGAGCGATGGGGCGCCTCCCTGA
- the ccmB gene encoding heme exporter protein CcmB, translating into MSRQSGLWRACLGLIRRDLLCVSRHRAEAANPLLFFAMVATIFPIALGPDPKVLAAIGPGAIWASALLSTLLSLEGMFRPDLEDGSIEQLLLCPHPLPVLVLAKVCAHWLATGLPLLLLAPLLALQFGLTMESTATLLLSLVLGTPALSLLGAVGVALTVGLRGAGILLALLLLPLYLPILIFATGAGGAVQRGLAPSAHLNMLTALLVLALTLAPIAAAAALRVRG; encoded by the coding sequence ATGAGCCGGCAGAGCGGCCTGTGGCGCGCCTGCCTCGGACTCATCAGGCGCGATCTCCTGTGTGTCTCGCGCCATCGCGCGGAGGCCGCCAACCCGCTCTTGTTCTTCGCCATGGTCGCGACCATCTTCCCGATCGCGCTCGGGCCCGATCCCAAGGTTCTCGCGGCCATCGGCCCCGGCGCCATCTGGGCCTCCGCGCTGCTCTCCACCCTGTTGTCGCTGGAAGGCATGTTCCGCCCGGATCTGGAGGACGGCAGCATCGAGCAACTCCTGCTCTGCCCGCACCCCCTGCCGGTCCTGGTGCTCGCCAAGGTGTGCGCGCACTGGCTCGCGACCGGGTTGCCGCTCCTCCTGCTGGCGCCGCTGCTCGCGCTGCAATTCGGCCTGACGATGGAATCGACCGCGACCTTGCTCCTGAGCCTCGTGCTCGGCACGCCGGCATTGAGCCTGCTCGGCGCAGTGGGGGTGGCGCTCACGGTCGGGCTGCGCGGCGCGGGGATCCTGCTCGCGCTCCTGCTCCTGCCGCTCTACCTGCCCATCCTGATCTTCGCGACCGGCGCTGGCGGCGCCGTGCAGCGCGGCCTGGCACCGAGCGCCCATTTGAACATGCTCACGGCGCTCCTCGTGCTCGCCCTCACGCTCGCGCCCATCGCCGCGGCCGCGGCACTGCGCGTGCGCGGATGA